In Kaistella faecalis, a genomic segment contains:
- the era gene encoding GTPase Era has product MHKAGFVNIVGKPNVGKSTLLNKLMGEKLAIVTQKAQTTRHRIFGMYNEEDLQIVFSDTPGVLDPKYGLQEKMMDFVKDSLQDADVFLFIVDILDKTEPFEFLVEKLNKIPVPVLILINKIDESNQEDLEKAMELWHERIPKAEILPISALKGFNTEVILPKLKSLLPENPPYYDKDLYTDKPERFFVNEAIREKILLNYDKEIPYSVEVVTEMFKEKEGIIFIDSIIYVERDTQKGIIIGHKGEAIKKVGTEARIDLEKFFAKKIHLNLFVKVKKDWRKNERDLKNFGYR; this is encoded by the coding sequence ATGCACAAGGCAGGATTCGTAAATATCGTTGGGAAACCCAATGTCGGGAAATCGACACTTCTTAATAAACTGATGGGCGAAAAGCTCGCGATCGTTACCCAGAAAGCACAAACGACAAGACACAGAATTTTCGGGATGTACAACGAAGAAGATTTACAGATTGTATTTTCGGATACGCCGGGAGTTTTGGATCCGAAGTACGGTTTACAGGAAAAAATGATGGATTTTGTGAAGGATTCTCTTCAGGATGCCGATGTTTTCTTGTTTATTGTTGATATTTTAGATAAAACTGAACCCTTCGAATTTTTGGTAGAAAAACTTAATAAAATTCCGGTGCCGGTTCTTATTCTTATTAATAAAATCGACGAATCTAATCAGGAAGATCTTGAAAAGGCGATGGAGTTGTGGCATGAAAGGATTCCAAAAGCGGAAATTCTTCCGATCTCTGCGCTTAAAGGTTTCAATACCGAAGTTATTTTACCAAAACTGAAATCTTTACTTCCGGAAAATCCGCCTTATTACGACAAGGATCTTTACACCGATAAACCTGAAAGATTCTTCGTAAACGAAGCGATCCGCGAAAAAATCCTTTTGAATTACGATAAAGAAATCCCTTATTCGGTGGAGGTTGTAACTGAAATGTTTAAAGAAAAAGAGGGAATTATCTTCATCGATTCAATCATTTACGTTGAAAGAGATACGCAAAAAGGAATCATCATTGGTCACAAAGGTGAAGCCATTAAAAAAGTGGGCACCGAAGCGCGTATTGATCTTGAAAAATTCTTCGCCAAAAAAATTCATCTGAATCTATTCGTAAAAGTTAAAAAAGACTGGCGAAAAAATGAGAGGGATTTAAAAAATTTCGGTTACCGCTAA
- a CDS encoding DoxX family protein, which yields MNYFTSTKSNPLIIDIVLLVTRIFVGFAMLSHGYPKLQDLLSGEEIQFFSFLGLSDKTSLILAVFAEFVCSIFIILGLFTRFAVFFLIITMAVAGLIVHSGDPFQKREASLLYLSVYLMLFAFGPGKYSVDAMIGRKREPGW from the coding sequence ATGAATTATTTTACTTCAACGAAAAGTAATCCTCTGATTATTGATATTGTTCTTCTTGTTACTAGAATTTTTGTAGGTTTTGCAATGTTATCACACGGATATCCCAAACTGCAGGATTTATTGTCGGGTGAAGAAATTCAGTTTTTCAGCTTTCTTGGATTAAGCGACAAAACTTCGTTGATTTTGGCGGTTTTTGCTGAATTTGTGTGTTCAATTTTTATTATTCTGGGTCTTTTTACCAGATTCGCAGTATTTTTTCTTATCATTACCATGGCAGTTGCCGGGCTTATTGTACACAGCGGCGATCCTTTCCAGAAAAGAGAAGCTAGTCTGCTTTATCTTTCGGTTTATTTAATGCTTTTCGCTTTCGGCCCCGGCAAATATTCTGTCGATGCGATGATTGGCAGGAAAAGGGAGCCCGGCTGGTAA
- a CDS encoding alpha/beta hydrolase family protein, with product MKIKLTFVALLYAGFAFAQESITYQQPSAEILQLADFQRAPGVMMDSKKEWLIFSYRPTYKSLDDLNQEEMRLAGLRVNPLTNISSTITYANNLKVRKLKDKNEIQVKGLPANAKIAYTSFSPDEKKLAFTNTTAKGVELWILDLATATAKKLTGDHLNANLGMPYVWMKDSETLLVKQIPASRSALIDDKKMIPSGPTVSNADGKVSQNRTYQDLLKNPQDEANFDTLAKAELVKVSLNGNLTPFKAEALYSGMSFSPDGNYLMLTTIQRPYSYIVPLSRFPMISTVYDKDGNSVKTVNEIPLTEIMPKGFSSVRPGKRNMSWRDDQPSTLVYAEALDGGDQSKNVENRDEIFLWEAPFSNAPKSFFKTKQRFSGIDWSNGDFAIVSDSWYDTRNTKSYLINLKNNASKIIDDRNYQDVYSDPGNFNTTKNQYGRTVIDTKNNKAYLVGEGFTKEGQFPFIDEVDLNSSGKKRIYTSKLKNSKENIIDILDAKTGNLLVVEQSSNQYPNYSIRNIKNGKGTAVTHFENPFESIKNVYKEVIKYKRNDGVELTGTLYLPANFDRKNPKEKLPLLIWAYPTEYKDKNTAGQNTQNPNDFTFPSYGSFIYWVNKGYAVLDDAAFPIIGEGKAEPNDTFMPQLVANGKAAIDAVDKLGYIDRSKVAVGGHSYGAFMTANLLTHSKDYACGIARSGAYNRTLTPFGFQSEQRNYWDVPEVYNTMSPFMNADKMKTPMLLIHGEADNNPGTFTLQTERYFQALKNLGAPVRMVLLPKESHGYAAKESILHVLWEQDQFLEKCLKN from the coding sequence ATGAAAATTAAACTAACATTTGTTGCGCTTCTTTATGCAGGATTTGCCTTCGCGCAGGAAAGTATTACGTATCAGCAGCCTTCTGCGGAAATTCTTCAGCTGGCAGATTTCCAGAGAGCACCAGGTGTAATGATGGACAGCAAGAAAGAATGGCTCATCTTTTCTTACCGTCCTACTTACAAATCTCTGGATGATCTTAACCAGGAAGAAATGCGTCTTGCAGGTTTACGGGTGAATCCGTTAACCAACATTTCGAGTACAATTACTTATGCTAATAATCTAAAAGTTAGAAAGTTAAAAGATAAAAACGAAATTCAGGTTAAAGGACTTCCGGCTAATGCTAAAATTGCCTACACCAGTTTTTCACCAGACGAAAAGAAACTGGCTTTTACCAACACCACAGCGAAAGGAGTGGAACTTTGGATCCTTGACCTCGCAACAGCCACCGCAAAAAAACTTACCGGTGATCATCTTAATGCCAACTTAGGAATGCCTTATGTTTGGATGAAAGATTCGGAAACTCTTTTGGTAAAACAGATTCCGGCCAGCAGAAGTGCACTGATCGATGATAAAAAAATGATACCTTCCGGACCTACTGTCTCAAATGCTGACGGAAAAGTTTCACAAAACAGAACTTATCAGGATTTGCTAAAAAATCCACAGGATGAAGCTAATTTCGACACGCTTGCAAAAGCAGAATTGGTAAAAGTATCTCTTAATGGAAATCTGACTCCATTCAAAGCTGAAGCGCTTTACTCAGGAATGAGTTTTTCGCCGGACGGAAATTATCTTATGCTTACAACGATACAGCGACCATATTCCTATATTGTTCCGCTGAGCCGTTTCCCAATGATTTCTACCGTGTACGATAAGGACGGTAATTCTGTAAAAACCGTAAATGAAATTCCGCTTACGGAGATTATGCCGAAAGGTTTCTCTTCGGTTAGACCCGGAAAAAGAAATATGAGCTGGCGAGATGATCAGCCTTCAACCTTGGTTTATGCTGAGGCATTGGATGGGGGCGATCAGTCTAAAAATGTAGAAAACAGAGACGAAATTTTCCTTTGGGAAGCACCTTTCAGCAATGCACCGAAATCTTTCTTCAAAACAAAGCAGCGTTTCAGTGGTATTGATTGGTCGAATGGTGATTTTGCGATTGTTTCAGACAGCTGGTACGATACAAGAAATACAAAATCTTATCTCATCAATCTGAAAAATAACGCTTCGAAAATTATTGATGACCGCAATTATCAGGACGTTTACAGCGATCCGGGTAACTTTAATACCACCAAAAATCAGTACGGAAGAACAGTTATTGATACGAAAAATAACAAAGCGTATCTTGTCGGTGAAGGATTTACGAAAGAAGGTCAGTTTCCGTTTATTGATGAAGTTGATTTGAATTCTTCTGGAAAAAAGAGAATTTATACCTCGAAACTGAAAAATTCCAAGGAAAACATCATTGACATTCTGGATGCCAAAACCGGAAATCTTCTTGTAGTAGAGCAGTCATCGAATCAATATCCGAATTATTCGATCAGAAACATTAAAAACGGAAAAGGAACTGCAGTAACTCATTTTGAAAATCCTTTTGAAAGCATTAAAAATGTTTATAAAGAAGTTATCAAATACAAAAGAAATGATGGAGTAGAACTCACGGGAACGCTTTATCTTCCGGCAAATTTCGACAGAAAAAACCCGAAAGAAAAATTACCGCTGTTAATCTGGGCTTATCCTACAGAATATAAAGACAAAAACACTGCTGGACAAAACACCCAGAACCCGAATGATTTTACGTTCCCAAGCTACGGATCGTTTATTTATTGGGTGAACAAAGGTTACGCAGTTCTGGATGATGCAGCTTTCCCGATAATCGGTGAAGGAAAAGCAGAACCGAATGATACATTTATGCCTCAGTTGGTTGCAAACGGAAAAGCAGCAATTGATGCCGTAGATAAATTAGGATATATCGACAGATCCAAAGTTGCGGTTGGCGGACATTCTTACGGAGCTTTTATGACTGCGAACCTGTTGACGCATTCTAAAGATTACGCCTGTGGAATCGCAAGAAGCGGCGCTTATAACAGAACACTGACGCCGTTTGGATTCCAGTCTGAGCAAAGAAATTACTGGGATGTACCGGAGGTTTACAACACAATGTCGCCATTTATGAATGCTGACAAGATGAAAACTCCAATGTTGCTTATTCACGGTGAAGCCGATAATAATCCAGGAACATTCACACTTCAGACCGAAAGATATTTCCAGGCACTGAAAAACCTGGGAGCGCCTGTAAGAATGGTTCTTTTACCGAAAGAATCTCACGGTTATGCAGCTAAAGAAAGTATTCTGCACGTTTTATGGGAACAGGATCAGTTCCTTGAAAAATGTCTGAAAAACTAA
- a CDS encoding glycoside hydrolase family 30 protein, protein MRKTLITSILLGTFVTGFSQNYWKNSTKKTAKVILTNAATKEKLQDKGLVKFEKMAQPKETDACIFVDPDFKYQKLIGIGGAITDASAETLYKMPKAKQKEILEAYYGKNGLGYTIVRTNMNSCDFSSESYTYVKDGDVSLKSFSVAKDEKYKIPMIKEAQKLIGDQFTFYFSPWSPPAWMKSNNSMLKGGRLKDEYYQPWAEYYIKFIKEYEKRGMPVWGLTIQNEPMATQTWESCIYTAEEEGNFLRNNLGPTLWKNGYKDKKVIIWDHNRDLIYQRATTTLQNPETAKYAHGIGYHWYETWNNKSQLFDNLEETQKAFPNMFLAFTEGCKEQFKMDQIYDVSLGELYGRNMLNDFNKGTALWTDWNVLLDETGGPNHVGNFCFAPIIADTRTGEVHYTYEYYYIGHVSKYIKPGSQRIGNSSNRAALISTAFMNEKGELVTVIMNESDKDTDAYLWIEGQAAKLSVPAHSIQTVII, encoded by the coding sequence ATGAGAAAAACATTGATTACATCGATCCTGCTTGGAACTTTCGTAACTGGATTCAGCCAGAATTACTGGAAAAACAGTACAAAGAAAACAGCAAAAGTAATCCTTACCAATGCAGCGACTAAAGAAAAACTTCAGGATAAAGGCCTGGTAAAGTTCGAAAAAATGGCCCAGCCAAAAGAAACAGATGCCTGCATTTTTGTGGATCCTGATTTTAAATATCAGAAATTAATCGGCATTGGCGGCGCTATTACAGATGCTTCAGCCGAAACGCTTTATAAAATGCCGAAAGCAAAACAGAAAGAAATTCTGGAGGCATATTACGGGAAAAACGGCTTGGGATACACCATCGTAAGAACCAATATGAATTCCTGCGATTTCTCCAGTGAATCCTATACCTATGTAAAAGATGGTGATGTGTCGCTTAAATCTTTTTCTGTTGCGAAAGACGAGAAATACAAAATCCCGATGATTAAGGAAGCTCAGAAACTCATTGGTGATCAGTTTACGTTTTATTTTTCGCCGTGGAGCCCGCCGGCATGGATGAAATCCAACAACAGTATGCTGAAAGGCGGTAGGCTGAAAGATGAATATTACCAACCGTGGGCAGAATATTACATTAAATTCATAAAAGAATACGAAAAACGCGGAATGCCGGTTTGGGGTTTAACCATACAAAATGAACCTATGGCAACGCAAACCTGGGAATCGTGTATTTATACTGCGGAAGAAGAAGGTAATTTCCTGAGAAACAACCTTGGGCCAACTTTATGGAAAAACGGCTACAAAGATAAAAAAGTAATCATTTGGGATCATAACCGCGATTTAATTTATCAGCGTGCTACGACAACCCTTCAGAATCCCGAAACGGCAAAATATGCACACGGAATCGGTTATCACTGGTACGAAACATGGAACAATAAATCCCAGCTTTTCGATAACTTAGAAGAAACCCAGAAGGCGTTTCCCAATATGTTCCTGGCATTTACCGAAGGTTGTAAAGAACAGTTCAAAATGGATCAGATTTATGATGTTTCCCTGGGTGAACTTTACGGACGCAATATGCTTAATGATTTCAACAAAGGAACGGCATTATGGACAGACTGGAATGTTCTTCTCGATGAAACCGGCGGCCCCAATCATGTTGGAAACTTCTGTTTTGCTCCTATTATCGCCGACACCCGAACCGGTGAAGTGCATTACACTTACGAATATTACTACATCGGCCATGTGTCTAAATATATTAAACCGGGTTCACAGAGAATTGGTAATTCGTCAAACAGAGCAGCACTTATTTCTACCGCTTTCATGAACGAGAAAGGGGAGTTGGTTACTGTGATAATGAATGAATCTGATAAAGATACCGATGCTTATTTATGGATCGAAGGGCAGGCAGCAAAATTGTCGGTTCCGGCACATTCCATTCAAACCGTGATTATATAA
- a CDS encoding sialate O-acetylesterase gives MQQKITIFLFFFVVKLFTGAVSVSHFFSDNMVLQRDAKIPVWGFAEPNEKVTVAFKNQIKTTVADASGNWNVLLDKEKFGGPFEMKISGSNQIIIKNILIGDVWLCSGQSNMEWNLARVDGYQSELIEQNFPLVRHIKVERAINTLPEKNIQVTAWKVATASTIGDFSGVAYFFAKKMYRETKIPVGIINSSWGGTNVETWIPRDGFENSEDFKAMISKMPKISLDSLVKFSTASKIAALQKKHQINIEDFNETSYLKSDFDDTKLPEIYQPKRWEDQGFDGLDGIVWLRKKVTLTQEDLGGNAQLFLSQIDDEDITYFNGKQIGTNNSYDAERVYTVPQNLLKAGENIIVVKITDNGSGGGIWGEPEKLKLVTAKSSIPLTGNWKITIEQIFNRINENEFPSLAYNAMIAPLVPFKVKGFLWYQGESNEDRAVEYNKSFPLLINSWREKFGKDLPFYFVQLATFETPGKNSNEGSSWAELREAQTNTLKLKNIGMVVTTDIGNPSDIHPSNKKSVGERLADLALNNGNISPVFNDFKIQKNKVSVGFKPVVKLKTSDDSTYVKGFEIAGEDQIFYPATAKIFKNRVEVYSDKVKNPAAVRFGWKGNASENNLFTENNLPVSPFRTDHFPLTTKEAKYKVNLD, from the coding sequence ATGCAACAGAAAATCACCATATTTTTATTCTTTTTCGTGGTAAAGTTATTTACGGGAGCCGTATCTGTATCTCATTTTTTCTCTGATAATATGGTATTGCAGCGTGATGCGAAAATTCCGGTTTGGGGATTTGCTGAGCCCAACGAAAAAGTAACTGTTGCATTCAAAAATCAGATTAAAACAACTGTAGCTGATGCTTCCGGTAACTGGAACGTATTGTTGGATAAAGAAAAATTTGGTGGTCCGTTTGAAATGAAAATTTCAGGCAGTAATCAGATTATTATTAAAAATATTTTAATCGGCGATGTCTGGCTCTGTAGTGGACAAAGCAATATGGAGTGGAATCTTGCAAGAGTTGATGGTTATCAAAGTGAATTAATTGAGCAGAATTTTCCTTTAGTCAGACACATTAAAGTTGAGAGAGCCATCAACACTTTACCCGAGAAAAATATCCAAGTAACCGCATGGAAAGTCGCCACTGCTTCAACAATAGGAGATTTTTCGGGTGTCGCTTATTTTTTTGCTAAAAAAATGTATCGGGAAACCAAAATTCCGGTTGGCATCATCAATTCTTCATGGGGCGGAACTAATGTTGAAACCTGGATCCCCAGAGATGGTTTTGAAAATTCCGAAGACTTTAAAGCAATGATTTCAAAAATGCCAAAAATTTCTCTGGATTCTTTGGTGAAATTTTCCACTGCTTCGAAAATCGCTGCTCTTCAAAAAAAACATCAGATAAACATTGAAGATTTCAATGAAACTTCGTACTTAAAAAGTGATTTTGATGACACCAAACTTCCGGAAATCTATCAGCCTAAAAGATGGGAAGATCAGGGTTTTGATGGTTTAGATGGAATTGTTTGGCTTAGAAAAAAAGTGACTTTAACTCAGGAAGATCTCGGCGGGAACGCGCAGCTTTTTCTTTCTCAGATCGATGACGAAGACATTACCTATTTCAATGGAAAACAAATAGGAACCAACAATTCCTATGATGCAGAACGGGTTTACACAGTTCCACAAAATCTGCTGAAAGCAGGTGAAAATATAATTGTCGTAAAAATTACAGATAACGGAAGCGGTGGTGGAATCTGGGGCGAACCTGAAAAATTAAAACTGGTTACCGCAAAATCTTCAATTCCACTTACCGGAAACTGGAAAATAACCATAGAGCAAATCTTCAACAGAATCAATGAAAATGAATTTCCGTCATTAGCTTACAACGCCATGATCGCTCCGTTGGTTCCGTTCAAAGTTAAAGGATTTCTTTGGTATCAGGGCGAATCGAATGAGGATCGAGCGGTGGAATACAACAAAAGTTTTCCTCTGCTGATCAATAGCTGGAGAGAAAAATTCGGGAAAGATCTTCCTTTTTATTTTGTGCAGCTTGCCACTTTTGAAACTCCCGGAAAAAACAGTAACGAGGGAAGTTCGTGGGCAGAACTCCGGGAAGCCCAGACCAATACTTTGAAGCTGAAAAATATAGGTATGGTAGTAACCACCGATATCGGCAATCCCAGTGACATTCACCCGTCCAATAAGAAATCAGTAGGGGAAAGGTTAGCGGATCTGGCGTTGAATAACGGAAATATCAGTCCGGTTTTTAATGATTTTAAAATTCAGAAAAACAAAGTTTCGGTAGGATTCAAACCGGTCGTAAAACTTAAAACATCAGATGATTCTACTTACGTGAAAGGTTTTGAAATTGCCGGCGAAGATCAGATTTTTTATCCGGCAACGGCAAAAATCTTTAAAAATAGAGTAGAAGTATATAGTGATAAGGTTAAAAATCCTGCCGCAGTAAGGTTCGGGTGGAAAGGAAATGCTTCAGAGAACAATCTGTTTACGGAAAACAATCTGCCGGTTTCGCCTTTTAGAACTGATCATTTTCCACTCACAACAAAAGAAGCGAAGTATAAGGTTAATCTTGATTAA